The Chelatococcus sp. HY11 nucleotide sequence TCGAGGCGGTTGCGGATCACCTCCAGGGTGATGGGATCGATGGTCAGGCTGTCGCCGCGAGCTTCGGTCTTGTTGAGCATCATCACGGATCCTTCAGGATGAGCGGCGCGGGAAATCGAGGCGGCCGGCGGAGAAGCCGCCGTCGATGACGATGGTGTCGCCGGCGATGGCCGCGGCGCCCGCGGAAGCGAGAAACATGACGGCGCCGGCCACGGCTTCGGGTGTCGCCAGGACGTGGTTGGCACTCTGGCCGCGGTAGTAGTCCGCGACCTTCAGAAAGGCCGGATCGGTGAAGCCCGGCCGATCGACCAGCCCCGGAGCGACCGCGTTGATGGCAATGCCGAAAGCGCCGTATTCCAGTGCGAGCCCACGCGTGAGCATCTCCATGGCGGCTTTCGTGGCGCTGTAGAGTGCCGCGTCAGGCCGGGCATAGCGATAGTTGCCGGAAGTGATGTTGACGACGCGGCCGCGGATGCCGGACTTCGCCATGCGCTCGCAGGCATCGCGGCTCGTGAAGAGCATCGCCTTGACGTTGACCCGGAAGAGGCGATCGAACTCGTCCTCCGTCAGGTCGCGGATCATGCGGTTGAAATTGATGCCGGCGCCGTTGACGAGCACAGCCGGGGTGCCGAAGCGTTCGGTGATGTCGTCGAGCACCCGGCTCACGG carries:
- a CDS encoding SDR family oxidoreductase gives rise to the protein MRDPASEPWSLGPVVVTGGTGHVGLAIAEAFVTAGATTIAIGSTEARAAAAGARLASLGNGHGLAADMSDPTTVSRVLDDITERFGTPAVLVNGAGINFNRMIRDLTEDEFDRLFRVNVKAMLFTSRDACERMAKSGIRGRVVNITSGNYRYARPDAALYSATKAAMEMLTRGLALEYGAFGIAINAVAPGLVDRPGFTDPAFLKVADYYRGQSANHVLATPEAVAGAVMFLASAGAAAIAGDTIVIDGGFSAGRLDFPRRSS